The following are encoded together in the uncultured Sphaerochaeta sp. genome:
- a CDS encoding single-stranded DNA-binding protein produces MVNLQTNVYVLVMLINVQAWGTLGKNCMIYLQKGRGVRVVGRLRQERWTDKDGGNRERILVVAEHVEFKKEPNTTSKAEEREELDEIDQEIAF; encoded by the coding sequence ATGGTTAATCTGCAGACGAACGTGTATGTCCTTGTAATGCTCATCAACGTTCAGGCATGGGGAACGCTTGGTAAGAACTGCATGATCTATCTACAGAAAGGAAGGGGAGTGAGAGTGGTTGGCAGACTTCGCCAGGAGCGTTGGACTGACAAGGATGGAGGGAATCGGGAGCGCATCCTCGTGGTAGCTGAGCATGTTGAGTTCAAGAAAGAGCCAAATACAACGTCCAAAGCAGAAGAGCGTGAAGAACTTGATGAGATTGACCAGGAGATTGCTTTCTGA
- a CDS encoding LacI family DNA-binding transcriptional regulator, whose translation MKNKVTIETVAQKAGVSTATVSYALSGKKKISKEVTNRILEAVEELDYRPNITARNLASNKTWTIGLYASPTQNIREDYFFNNILAGILDILHIKKYQVHLYADYLNEKTKDHPDLNLTQPIDGALIMNPRINDAYIDHIKKRNIPFVVIGTPNESENCFYVDADIAAGYYAAVNYLIKKGHKKIILLNGSPEYTQSEKRKTGYSMAYYDNGLTFSNDWIIPVPMLEEQGYKVFMQTIKKNPDFTAVVTFNDTIAVGVLRALKESNLPVPSRVAVVSAGNTMITRIHSPAITSLDMGSYEIGSKAAELLVDVIEKKRIQPSHEIIQTRLVEREST comes from the coding sequence ATGAAGAATAAAGTAACCATCGAAACAGTTGCACAAAAGGCCGGTGTTTCTACTGCAACAGTCTCATATGCTCTATCAGGCAAGAAGAAAATCAGCAAGGAAGTAACCAACAGGATCCTCGAAGCTGTTGAGGAACTGGATTACAGGCCAAACATCACGGCTAGAAATCTTGCAAGTAATAAAACCTGGACAATAGGCTTGTATGCCTCCCCAACGCAAAACATTCGTGAAGATTATTTTTTCAACAATATCCTTGCAGGGATTCTTGATATCTTGCATATCAAGAAATACCAAGTACATCTGTATGCTGATTACCTGAATGAAAAAACCAAGGACCACCCTGATCTGAATCTCACCCAACCAATCGATGGCGCCTTGATCATGAATCCTCGAATCAATGATGCCTATATTGATCACATCAAGAAAAGGAATATTCCTTTTGTAGTCATTGGAACTCCAAATGAGAGCGAGAATTGTTTCTATGTTGATGCAGATATAGCTGCAGGATATTATGCTGCAGTAAATTACCTCATCAAGAAAGGTCACAAGAAAATTATCCTTCTCAACGGTTCCCCTGAATATACCCAAAGCGAAAAACGAAAAACAGGATATTCTATGGCATATTATGACAATGGTTTAACGTTCTCGAACGATTGGATCATCCCCGTCCCGATGCTTGAGGAACAGGGATACAAGGTTTTCATGCAAACCATTAAGAAGAATCCAGATTTCACTGCTGTTGTGACGTTCAATGATACGATTGCAGTCGGGGTATTAAGAGCACTAAAAGAGAGCAACCTCCCGGTTCCTTCCAGGGTAGCAGTCGTAAGCGCAGGCAACACCATGATTACAAGAATCCATTCTCCAGCCATAACAAGCCTAGATATGGGTTCATATGAAATTGGCTCAAAAGCTGCAGAACTCTTAGTGGATGTTATAGAGAAAAAAAGAATCCAACCTTCACATGAAATAATCCAGACTCGTCTGGTGGAAAGAGAAAGCACCTAA
- a CDS encoding single-stranded DNA-binding protein — protein MNNLNSVLLEGNLVRDPERVELGENTSAMTKFAIAVNRFFRNAKAEAVEEVMFINVQAWGTLGKNCMIYLQKGRGVRVVGRLRQERWTDKDGGNRERILVVAEHVEFKKEPNSTSKADEREELDEIDQEIAF, from the coding sequence ATGAATAATTTGAACTCAGTACTGTTGGAAGGAAACCTGGTGAGGGACCCCGAGCGTGTAGAACTCGGGGAGAATACAAGCGCGATGACAAAGTTTGCTATCGCCGTTAACCGGTTCTTTCGTAATGCAAAAGCAGAAGCCGTGGAGGAGGTGATGTTCATCAACGTTCAGGCATGGGGAACGCTTGGTAAGAACTGCATGATCTATCTACAGAAAGGAAGAGGAGTGAGAGTGGTAGGAAGACTTCGCCAGGAGCGGTGGACTGACAAGGATGGAGGGAATCGGGAGCGCATCCTCGTGGTAGCTGAACATGTTGAATTCAAGAAAGAGCCAAATTCCACTTCCAAGGCAGATGAGCGTGAAGAACTTGATGAGATTGACCAGGAGATTGCATTCTGA
- a CDS encoding virulence RhuM family protein — protein MKKKSDKRLIIRNSTAEFLLFTSQAGEDGIEVRVEDENVWLTQKLIAKLFGVEVNTINYHLKEIFNSGELVAEATIRNFRIVQAEGSREVAREIAHYNLQGIIAVGFRVNSERATHFRKWAGQVLKDYALRGYVLDDIRLKNGALLSKQYFRDLILEIRDIRASERNFYQQITDIYATAVDYDLHAPTTRTFFATVQNKMHFATHGKTAAELIMDRADHHKDHMGLNTWKKAPDGKILKSDVVIAKNYLDEKEIKSLNRIVTMYLDYAENQAERGIPMTMEDWAEKLNAFLKFNEVDILQDAGKVTAEIAKAFAESEFEKYRPIQDRLFESDFDMVVKKLIKDKGDDK, from the coding sequence ATGAAAAAGAAATCGGACAAAAGACTCATAATCAGAAACTCGACTGCCGAATTTTTACTATTCACCAGCCAAGCCGGAGAAGACGGAATTGAAGTTCGGGTTGAGGATGAGAATGTGTGGCTAACGCAAAAGCTAATTGCCAAACTCTTTGGTGTCGAGGTTAATACGATCAACTATCACCTGAAAGAGATTTTCAATTCGGGGGAGTTGGTGGCTGAGGCAACTATTCGAAATTTTCGAATAGTTCAAGCCGAAGGTTCACGTGAAGTTGCCCGCGAGATTGCGCACTATAATCTACAAGGGATTATTGCGGTTGGGTTTAGGGTCAACTCAGAACGGGCAACCCATTTCAGGAAATGGGCGGGGCAGGTATTGAAAGACTATGCCCTACGCGGGTATGTCCTTGATGATATCCGATTGAAGAACGGTGCCTTGCTTAGTAAGCAGTATTTCAGGGATTTGATACTTGAGATACGAGATATCCGTGCGAGCGAACGGAATTTCTACCAGCAAATCACCGATATCTATGCGACGGCGGTTGATTACGACCTGCACGCCCCGACGACGAGGACTTTTTTTGCTACGGTCCAGAACAAGATGCACTTTGCAACCCATGGAAAGACAGCTGCGGAGCTTATCATGGACCGTGCAGACCATCATAAGGATCATATGGGTCTGAACACGTGGAAGAAGGCACCGGATGGTAAGATCTTGAAATCCGATGTGGTCATCGCCAAAAACTATCTGGATGAAAAAGAGATCAAGTCCTTGAATAGGATCGTTACCATGTATCTTGATTATGCGGAAAACCAGGCGGAACGAGGCATTCCGATGACCATGGAGGACTGGGCGGAGAAGCTGAATGCGTTCCTAAAATTCAACGAGGTTGATATTTTGCAGGATGCAGGAAAAGTAACAGCAGAAATTGCGAAGGCTTTCGCCGAGAGTGAATTTGAAAAATACAGACCGATACAAGATAGGCTCTTTGAATCGGACTTTGATATGGTAGTCAAGAAGCTGATCAAAGATAAAGGTGATGACAAGTGA
- a CDS encoding sugar ABC transporter permease yields the protein MKIQSSRRMRKGLLEPFLLIAPLLALLLVFILYPVVANIYLSFFKWKGMGKATFIGLSNYRTMLQDETFWTSIKNTFVLLLYIPLGVILPVLISAVLREGLKGWSLFRAIIYIPNILGYVIMGMISSIIFRKLGPLNNILVGVGLDSLALDWLSTPKLTLNTLGLVYGVWLRLGFGCIFFLAAMSSIDESLYDAAKIDGALWWRTFWNVTIPSIRFSIEFWTVLSFIEILARAFSFIYTFSRGGPGFATFTLEYGIYNEGFVAFNMGYASTWASVLFVVCAIIAFFQVALMRKNADVQ from the coding sequence GTGAAAATTCAATCATCCAGAAGAATGCGAAAGGGATTACTGGAACCGTTTTTGCTAATTGCGCCATTACTCGCCCTCTTGCTGGTCTTTATTCTCTATCCAGTGGTTGCAAATATTTACTTAAGTTTTTTCAAGTGGAAAGGTATGGGCAAGGCTACATTCATCGGTTTATCAAACTATCGCACCATGCTTCAGGATGAGACCTTTTGGACTTCCATCAAAAATACATTTGTCCTGCTCCTCTATATCCCCTTGGGAGTAATACTTCCTGTTCTTATTTCTGCTGTTTTGCGGGAAGGACTAAAAGGTTGGTCACTGTTCAGGGCAATCATCTATATTCCAAACATCCTTGGATACGTCATCATGGGGATGATCAGCAGTATCATATTTAGAAAATTAGGCCCCTTGAATAATATTTTGGTGGGGGTAGGTCTGGACTCCTTGGCCCTCGATTGGCTAAGCACACCTAAACTGACCCTCAATACACTCGGCTTGGTATATGGCGTCTGGTTGCGTCTGGGGTTTGGCTGTATTTTTTTCCTTGCTGCCATGAGCAGCATTGATGAATCACTCTATGACGCTGCAAAGATTGATGGGGCATTGTGGTGGCGTACCTTTTGGAATGTCACAATTCCTTCCATCCGATTCTCTATTGAATTCTGGACGGTATTATCGTTCATCGAAATTCTGGCTCGTGCATTTTCCTTTATATACACCTTCTCCCGTGGAGGCCCTGGATTTGCTACATTCACGTTGGAATATGGCATTTACAATGAAGGATTCGTTGCATTCAATATGGGATATGCAAGTACTTGGGCAAGTGTTCTATTTGTTGTTTGCGCTATCATTGCATTCTTCCAGGTCGCACTCATGAGGAAAAACGCAGATGTCCAATAG
- a CDS encoding carbohydrate ABC transporter permease, with the protein MYFVLVVFALMALYPIFFALITSLKPSTEYVNNKLNLPQNPTIDNYYYVWIKGNMLTYFLNSCLLIPSGLLLYLFVCITAGFAFGRLRFPFRLPLFLAVLFLMIFPQMLLSIQIFQICRRLHLINNYIGLILVWVAYFGPFGTYIMTTYYATVPMEIVESARLDGTGVYRMLYYIMVPIAKPMIVIIVIIGTQSMWNELPFSLLLLQKESLRTITQGIGMLQGQYGLDDTILTASILSASLVPLLLFLLFQRQITMGSYGGAVKG; encoded by the coding sequence ATGTACTTCGTATTGGTAGTTTTTGCCTTGATGGCTCTCTATCCAATATTTTTTGCACTCATTACCAGCCTCAAGCCCTCCACTGAATATGTGAACAATAAACTGAACCTCCCTCAGAATCCTACGATTGACAACTATTATTATGTCTGGATAAAGGGAAATATGCTTACATATTTCCTCAATAGTTGCCTTCTGATCCCCTCTGGGTTGTTACTATATCTTTTTGTTTGCATTACAGCAGGCTTTGCCTTTGGCCGATTACGGTTTCCATTTCGCTTGCCGCTATTCCTTGCTGTGCTGTTTCTTATGATTTTTCCACAGATGTTGCTTTCCATCCAGATATTCCAGATCTGTCGGCGATTACATCTGATCAATAACTACATAGGTCTCATACTGGTATGGGTAGCTTACTTTGGTCCTTTCGGGACCTATATCATGACAACGTACTATGCAACTGTGCCAATGGAAATAGTGGAATCAGCTAGGCTTGATGGAACAGGGGTATATCGCATGCTGTATTACATCATGGTCCCTATCGCGAAACCTATGATTGTGATCATAGTAATCATTGGTACTCAATCCATGTGGAATGAGTTGCCATTCTCATTACTCTTACTGCAGAAGGAAAGCCTCAGAACAATCACACAGGGTATCGGTATGCTGCAAGGGCAATACGGCCTAGACGATACCATATTAACTGCTTCCATTTTATCTGCCTCTCTTGTTCCTTTGCTCTTGTTTTTGCTGTTCCAACGACAGATTACCATGGGTTCCTATGGTGGTGCAGTCAAAGGGTAA
- a CDS encoding MBL fold metallo-hydrolase has protein sequence MSDWFTIDTVDDDTYIISEYRHWEETHCYLINGTDYSLLIDTGLGICNIHDEVMKLTNKPIIAVATHIHWDHIGGHRYFPDFYAHKDELHWLNGGFPLTLEQIKEMVMDRGDAPVGYDVNTYEFFQGTPTRILSDGDDIDLGARIIKVLHTPGHSPGHMCFWEEDKRYLFTGDLVYKDTLFAYYPSTDPQAYLVSLEKIAALPVERVFPAHHSLDIKPEILKRMRNAFRKLKAEGKLQHGTGICDYGDWAVWL, from the coding sequence ATGAGCGACTGGTTCACCATCGACACGGTTGATGACGATACATACATAATCAGTGAATACCGACACTGGGAAGAAACCCATTGTTATTTAATTAATGGCACCGATTACAGCCTACTTATAGACACCGGGTTGGGTATCTGCAATATCCACGATGAGGTTATGAAACTAACGAACAAGCCAATCATTGCAGTTGCTACCCATATCCATTGGGACCATATCGGGGGCCATCGTTATTTCCCTGATTTCTATGCCCATAAGGACGAGTTGCACTGGCTGAACGGAGGATTCCCTCTCACCTTAGAACAAATTAAAGAGATGGTGATGGACCGCGGTGATGCCCCTGTCGGCTATGATGTGAATACGTATGAGTTCTTTCAAGGTACCCCTACCCGCATACTCAGTGATGGTGATGACATCGACCTCGGTGCCCGCATCATCAAGGTATTGCACACGCCCGGGCACTCTCCCGGGCACATGTGCTTCTGGGAAGAGGATAAAAGATATCTGTTCACTGGCGATCTGGTTTATAAGGATACATTGTTTGCTTATTACCCATCCACAGACCCCCAAGCGTATCTTGTCTCCCTTGAGAAGATTGCAGCATTGCCGGTTGAACGGGTGTTTCCAGCCCACCATTCATTGGATATCAAACCTGAGATTCTTAAAAGGATGCGAAACGCGTTTCGGAAACTTAAAGCCGAGGGCAAGCTGCAGCATGGAACCGGTATATGTGATTATGGGGACTGGGCAGTATGGTTATAG
- a CDS encoding alpha-xylosidase has protein sequence MKQRNRFIFDMLDQDVPEAQRESIFRSGIPSAIHQEGLSAVIEIPFIKQELRNLFLHPSVPTETKSTNMKVRAYGASIIRLTISSSSCFPSDEENPMLDWAPSLKQELLHPVTTEAGWSLMDLSGTTRMHIQRKQEDREIWSTLQPEPPQTFDATVSPDGKTAVPFMAYDDFFPSQSESFSLGFIEQDNSIHRWMYSLHAQPNEKFAGTGERFASMDLAGKTFVLENTDGLGTNSRRAYKNVPFYLSSKGYGLLIMTSGHVRLSLADISTRAAQAVVEDDYLDLFFIGGGSIEQIVKNYRMITGFPSDVPFWSYGTWMSKMSYFSADETRAVVKRMRDGQFPCDVIHIDTGWFEKDWKCEWEFSKSRFPEVEGYLKEMEKQGIKISLWQLPCIAKDTKYYEVAQRNRYVAPKSEHVELGSNFSEVEFDGNIDFSNPEAVSWYQGILANLLEQGVSVIKTDFGEVIEEHADYHSGSYRTLHNLYALLYQKAVYEITKKVKGSEHTMIWARAGWIGCQRYPVHWSGDCACSWDGMAGSLRGGLHLGLSGFAFWSHDVPGFQGVPSFMNSRPSNDLYIRWTQLGVFSSHLRYHGTTDREPYEYPEVADIAREWLNLRYALIPYLSKAGTRATRTGFPVLQALIFHHEDDPICWSIDDEFYCGEVLLVAPVMNSSGIRDVYLPSGDWVDFWSGEVLQGGVWIKNIASPLERIPVFAKRNSVIPIYPEVVQSTSEMKPQKVQTLVFDGTYTGFHDSLLGVGIQLK, from the coding sequence ATGAAACAAAGAAATCGTTTTATATTTGACATGTTGGATCAGGATGTACCTGAAGCACAGAGGGAATCAATATTTCGTTCAGGAATTCCTTCCGCAATCCACCAAGAAGGTCTCAGTGCGGTAATTGAAATTCCTTTCATCAAACAAGAACTCAGAAATCTCTTTCTCCATCCTTCAGTTCCAACAGAAACAAAGTCTACAAACATGAAGGTGCGAGCATATGGAGCATCCATCATTCGACTGACGATATCATCCAGCAGTTGTTTCCCCTCCGATGAGGAAAATCCAATGCTTGATTGGGCACCGTCACTCAAGCAAGAGCTGTTGCACCCAGTGACTACAGAAGCAGGATGGTCTCTGATGGACTTATCAGGTACCACGAGAATGCATATACAGAGAAAACAAGAGGACAGGGAAATCTGGAGTACCCTGCAACCGGAACCGCCACAAACATTTGACGCAACAGTATCCCCTGATGGAAAAACAGCGGTTCCCTTCATGGCCTATGATGATTTTTTCCCTTCGCAGTCAGAATCCTTCAGTTTGGGGTTTATTGAACAGGATAATTCCATTCATAGGTGGATGTACTCTCTCCATGCACAACCGAACGAGAAATTTGCCGGTACCGGTGAGCGCTTTGCCTCTATGGACCTTGCCGGTAAAACGTTCGTGTTGGAAAACACCGATGGCCTTGGTACGAACAGTCGAAGAGCATACAAGAATGTCCCATTCTATCTTTCAAGCAAAGGGTATGGGCTCCTAATCATGACCAGTGGCCATGTGCGTCTCTCATTGGCTGATATTTCAACTCGCGCAGCACAGGCAGTCGTGGAAGATGACTACCTGGACCTATTTTTCATTGGTGGTGGTAGTATTGAGCAGATTGTTAAAAACTATCGCATGATAACTGGATTTCCTTCCGATGTTCCTTTCTGGTCCTATGGGACATGGATGAGCAAAATGAGCTATTTCTCTGCAGATGAGACTCGAGCAGTAGTGAAGAGAATGCGTGATGGTCAATTCCCTTGTGATGTCATTCATATTGATACTGGCTGGTTTGAAAAAGATTGGAAGTGCGAGTGGGAATTCAGCAAGTCTAGATTTCCTGAAGTGGAAGGATATCTTAAGGAGATGGAAAAACAGGGTATTAAGATTAGCCTCTGGCAACTGCCTTGTATTGCAAAAGACACCAAATACTATGAGGTTGCACAAAGAAATCGATACGTAGCACCGAAAAGTGAGCATGTCGAACTAGGGTCGAATTTCAGTGAAGTTGAATTCGATGGTAATATCGATTTTTCCAATCCTGAGGCAGTCAGTTGGTATCAAGGAATACTGGCAAACCTGCTCGAACAAGGGGTTTCAGTGATCAAGACCGACTTTGGTGAGGTTATTGAAGAACATGCTGATTATCATAGCGGGAGTTATCGCACCTTGCACAACCTCTATGCACTTCTCTATCAGAAAGCTGTGTATGAGATCACCAAAAAGGTAAAAGGCTCAGAGCATACAATGATTTGGGCAAGAGCCGGCTGGATAGGCTGTCAGCGGTATCCAGTCCATTGGAGTGGCGATTGTGCCTGTTCCTGGGATGGAATGGCTGGATCCTTGAGAGGTGGTTTGCATTTGGGACTCTCCGGTTTTGCTTTCTGGAGCCATGATGTACCTGGCTTCCAGGGAGTCCCTAGCTTCATGAATAGTCGTCCAAGTAACGACTTATATATCCGATGGACTCAGTTGGGTGTATTTTCCTCCCATCTTAGATACCATGGCACAACAGACAGAGAACCTTATGAATACCCAGAGGTTGCCGATATAGCAAGGGAGTGGCTGAATCTTCGCTATGCTTTGATCCCATATCTTTCCAAAGCAGGAACCAGAGCAACAAGGACTGGGTTTCCTGTGCTCCAGGCGCTGATATTCCATCATGAGGATGATCCCATTTGTTGGTCGATCGATGATGAGTTCTATTGTGGAGAGGTACTCCTTGTCGCGCCCGTTATGAATAGTTCTGGGATTAGGGATGTCTATCTTCCTTCGGGTGATTGGGTCGACTTTTGGAGTGGCGAGGTGTTGCAGGGTGGAGTATGGATTAAGAACATCGCATCTCCGCTTGAGCGAATACCTGTATTTGCAAAACGGAATTCAGTGATACCCATATACCCTGAGGTAGTACAGAGTACAAGCGAGATGAAACCGCAAAAAGTGCAAACACTTGTTTTTGATGGAACCTATACGGGGTTTCATGATTCATTACTGGGGGTTGGTATACAACTCAAATGA
- a CDS encoding extracellular solute-binding protein gives MKIRMKIVCVLLLLVPSMMIWSAGTKEDGAAKADGKTVITIWDFKYGDVEGVQPAMRKIDNLIMQENPGLTIEHVGQPNDNYYQLVRAAVQAGQGPDVVMFHGGVQAYEFDDYTIAMDTYIEPWRSEISEFSWAYCSEGGDGTKPVHMAPLTTQGFGIYYNKALFKQAGLDPEKAPSDLDRFMAACEKLKKAGIVPIVAGLQGSPYSIDFLFRCFVANIYGPDVQDLGTGKQNFAGNAQFKKAAEIVQELFSRGYIDPAGTSTPYFMDAANNFAAGKGAMFIGLLSDVCHWKVFGDALGKDAVGYFPTINFPGTKYKDQQVGQPAGIGYSVMKWSKNPEAAMKVVEGYARGEGNALWMGMTGALSPNKNVDIKSLGYPLVAEILQRPFVLDFNTLLLNEDANGNFDRYCAQAFVSKEISIDKFIQVSQGMLDNVQNAK, from the coding sequence ATGAAAATTCGAATGAAAATTGTGTGTGTGCTTCTCTTGCTAGTACCATCTATGATGATTTGGTCTGCCGGAACCAAGGAGGATGGAGCGGCAAAAGCAGATGGTAAAACGGTGATAACTATCTGGGATTTCAAGTATGGTGATGTTGAAGGTGTCCAGCCTGCAATGAGAAAGATCGATAATCTGATCATGCAGGAAAATCCAGGACTCACGATTGAGCATGTTGGACAGCCAAACGACAACTACTATCAGCTTGTTCGTGCTGCTGTACAAGCTGGACAAGGACCTGATGTTGTCATGTTCCATGGAGGTGTCCAAGCTTACGAATTTGATGATTATACGATTGCCATGGATACATACATTGAACCATGGAGATCCGAAATTTCTGAATTCAGCTGGGCATACTGTTCCGAAGGTGGGGATGGGACAAAACCCGTTCATATGGCTCCCTTGACTACCCAAGGCTTTGGCATCTATTACAACAAAGCTCTGTTCAAGCAAGCCGGTCTCGACCCTGAAAAGGCTCCTTCCGATCTCGATAGATTCATGGCTGCCTGCGAGAAGCTCAAGAAAGCTGGCATTGTTCCTATCGTAGCAGGACTACAGGGTAGCCCCTACTCCATCGATTTCCTATTCAGATGTTTTGTAGCTAATATTTATGGACCAGATGTACAGGATCTTGGAACTGGGAAACAGAACTTTGCAGGTAATGCACAATTCAAGAAAGCTGCAGAGATTGTCCAGGAACTCTTCAGCAGGGGGTATATAGATCCTGCTGGGACCTCTACCCCATACTTTATGGATGCCGCAAACAATTTTGCTGCAGGTAAGGGAGCCATGTTCATTGGATTGCTCTCTGATGTATGCCACTGGAAGGTATTTGGTGATGCACTCGGAAAGGATGCTGTAGGATACTTCCCAACGATCAATTTCCCCGGGACTAAGTACAAGGACCAGCAGGTTGGACAACCAGCAGGTATTGGATACAGCGTGATGAAGTGGTCAAAGAATCCAGAAGCGGCAATGAAAGTTGTGGAAGGCTATGCTCGAGGTGAGGGCAATGCTCTTTGGATGGGCATGACAGGTGCCCTGTCTCCCAATAAGAATGTGGATATCAAGAGCTTGGGATACCCACTGGTTGCTGAAATTCTACAGAGACCATTTGTGCTTGACTTCAATACCCTGTTGCTGAATGAGGACGCAAACGGCAATTTTGACAGGTATTGCGCACAAGCTTTTGTCTCAAAGGAGATCAGTATCGATAAGTTCATCCAAGTTTCCCAAGGTATGCTGGATAACGTTCAGAATGCCAAGTAA
- a CDS encoding dihydrofolate reductase family protein, which translates to MKTQYYTASSLDGYLATQDDSLDWLFPLGDLENSSYPEFYSHVGALAMGSSTYEWIVRNAERVSTETGSPWPYSLPTWVFTKRKLPHIEGADIRFVQGAVQSIHATMQATAGNKNIWIVGGGDLAGQFYDAGLLDELIIQVGSVTLGTGKPLFPRKVLNPTLQLTSVQRMGKEMVELRYAVNK; encoded by the coding sequence ATGAAAACACAATACTATACTGCATCAAGTCTCGATGGGTACCTCGCAACTCAAGATGATTCCTTGGACTGGTTATTTCCCCTTGGGGATCTGGAGAACAGCAGTTATCCAGAATTCTATTCTCATGTTGGCGCATTGGCGATGGGTTCCAGCACGTACGAATGGATAGTACGAAATGCTGAGAGGGTAAGTACAGAGACTGGTTCACCTTGGCCCTACTCTCTTCCGACATGGGTGTTTACCAAACGAAAACTTCCACATATCGAAGGTGCGGATATTAGATTTGTCCAAGGTGCAGTACAATCTATTCACGCAACTATGCAGGCAACTGCAGGTAATAAGAACATATGGATTGTAGGTGGGGGGGATCTGGCAGGACAATTCTATGACGCAGGTCTATTAGATGAACTCATCATCCAGGTTGGATCTGTAACGCTGGGAACTGGAAAACCGTTGTTCCCCCGAAAAGTTCTCAATCCGACTCTTCAGCTCACATCCGTCCAAAGGATGGGTAAGGAAATGGTTGAGCTGAGGTATGCTGTGAACAAATAA
- a CDS encoding ATP-binding protein, whose translation MVERQVHLEHISMYKDTPQLVKIITGVRRSGKSGLMDLFHEYLQNQGVASSSIIHVNFEEFDFRPIRTAAGLHTWVTERISNTGKTYILLDEIQMVEEWEDAVNSLRLKRSNDVYITGSNAKLLSGQLATRLSGRYVEIKMMPFSFKEFMNAYGMSDPVEALNQYMRRGGLPGLLDLPSNANIVNEYLDGVVNTIIVKDIATFAQIRDIDMLRKVIAFLASNIGQQLTASKIAHYLTSTGRKVTLDTIDNYLGLLEEAFIFYRAGRYDIKGKNLMKTNHKFYIVDLGLRNALVGPMLKDYGSSLENVVYLELIRRGYEVSTGKYQDFEIDFITERQDEKCYIQVCASMLEESTREREIRSLNAVNDNYPKYILSMDRLPYNDYEGIRHIYIPDFLLGSEELGQVSWK comes from the coding sequence ATGGTAGAAAGACAGGTCCATTTAGAACATATCTCCATGTACAAGGATACTCCCCAGTTGGTCAAAATTATCACCGGGGTGAGGCGTTCGGGGAAATCGGGCCTGATGGATTTGTTCCATGAGTATCTGCAAAACCAGGGTGTTGCCTCGTCTTCAATCATTCACGTCAACTTCGAGGAATTTGACTTTCGACCAATCCGAACTGCAGCAGGATTGCATACATGGGTAACCGAGCGGATTTCCAATACTGGAAAGACATACATATTGCTCGATGAAATCCAGATGGTTGAAGAGTGGGAAGATGCAGTGAACTCGTTGCGGCTGAAACGTAGCAATGATGTATATATAACCGGATCCAATGCGAAGCTTCTGTCTGGGCAGCTTGCTACACGGTTGTCGGGTCGATATGTTGAAATAAAGATGATGCCGTTTTCCTTCAAGGAGTTCATGAATGCCTATGGCATGTCCGATCCTGTGGAAGCCTTGAATCAGTATATGAGAAGAGGAGGCTTGCCAGGTCTTCTGGACCTGCCTTCCAATGCAAACATTGTGAATGAATATCTGGATGGGGTGGTGAATACCATCATCGTGAAAGACATCGCAACGTTTGCCCAGATTCGGGACATCGATATGCTTCGCAAAGTGATTGCTTTCTTGGCTTCGAATATAGGCCAGCAGCTTACGGCTTCGAAAATTGCCCATTACCTGACCAGTACGGGCAGGAAAGTCACTCTCGATACCATAGACAACTATCTTGGTTTACTTGAGGAGGCTTTCATTTTCTACAGGGCAGGGCGGTACGATATCAAGGGTAAGAACCTCATGAAAACCAACCATAAGTTCTATATCGTCGATCTAGGGCTCCGCAATGCACTGGTTGGTCCCATGCTTAAGGATTATGGTTCCTCCTTGGAAAATGTGGTGTATCTGGAATTGATACGAAGAGGGTACGAGGTCTCGACAGGGAAGTACCAAGATTTCGAGATAGATTTCATCACAGAAAGACAGGACGAAAAATGCTATATCCAAGTTTGTGCATCCATGTTGGAAGAGTCGACCAGAGAGCGGGAGATACGTAGCTTGAATGCTGTGAATGACAACTATCCGAAGTACATCCTATCGATGGACAGGCTGCCCTACAATGATTACGAAGGGATCCGGCACATCTACATTCCCGATTTCCTCCTGGGCTCCGAAGAGCTGGGACAAGTGTCTTGGAAGTAG